The genomic segment CTCGCCACCAAAGACCAGTTTTTGCAGCCGGAACAATTCGTCCCGGGCAGCGGCAGCCTGTTCGAATTCCAGGTTCCTGGAGTGGTCCTGCATGGCCTTTTCCAGACGCTTGATTTCCCGGGCCAGTTGCTTTGCGCTCATGGCCTCGTAGCGGGCCTGCTCTTCCGCTGCTTTCAGGTGTGCCCGCTCCCGGTTGGCTGATTCGGCATCATAGACACCGTCGATGATGTCCTTGATGCGCTTGGTGACACCCTTGGGAACAATGCCGTGTTCAGTATTGAAGGTGAGCTGTTTTTCACGGCGCCGTTCAGTTTCGGCCATGGCCCGCTGCATGGAGTCGGTGATGCGGTCGGCGTAAAGAATCGCGGTGCCGTTGAGGTGACGGGCGGCCCGGCCCATGGTCTGGATCAGGCTGCGGGTGGAGCGCAGGAAGCCCTCCTTGTCCGCATCCAGGATCGCCACCAGGGACACCTCGGGAATATCCAGGCCCTCCCGCAGCAGGTTGATACCCACCAGCACGTCGAACTCCCCCAGGCGCAGGTCCCGGATGATCTCCACCCGCTCCACCGTATCCACGTCGGAATGCAGGTAGCGCACCCGGATGCCATTGTCGGCCAGGTAATCGGTCAGCTGCTCGGACAGGCGCTTGGTGAGGGTCGTCACCAGCACCCGCTCCTCCACCGCCACCCGCTTCTTGATTTCGCTCAGAACGTCATCCACCTGGCTCAGGGCGGGCCGCACCAGCACCACCGGGTCCACCAGGCCCGTGGGCCGCACCACCTGCTCCACCACCTGGCCCTGGTGCTCTTCCTCGTAGGCCGAGGGCGTGGCTGAGACAAACACGGTCTGGGGCATCAGGCCCTCGAACTCGGCGAACTTCAGGGGCCGGTTGTCCAGGGCGGAAGGCAGGCGGAAGCCGTAATTGACCAAGTTTTCCTTGCGGGAACGATCCCCCTTGTACATGCCGCCGACCTGGCCGATGGTGACGTGGGACTCATCGATGAACAGCAGGGAGTCCGGGGGCAGGTAGTCGATCAGGGTGGGGGGCGGCTCACCCGGCTGGCGGCCGGAGAGATGGCGCGAGTAGTTCTCGATGCCCTTGCAGAAGCCCAACTGGTCCAGCATTTCCAGATCGAAGCGGGTGCGCTGCTCGATGCGCTGACACTCCACCAGTTTCTGTTCCTTCTGATAGAACTCGATGCGCTCCCGCAGTTCCCCCTTGATGGCCTCCACCGCCCGCAGCACCGTGCCCCGGGGGGTGACGTAATGGCTGGAAGGATAGACGGTGAAGCGGGGCAGCTTCTGCCGGCGCTGGCCGGTG from the Denitratisoma oestradiolicum genome contains:
- the uvrB gene encoding excinuclease ABC subunit UvrB, which translates into the protein MGELIDFPNRAFRLHQPFPLAGDQPEAVAKLVEGIEDGLSFQTLLGVTGSGKTYTMANVIARLGRPALVMAPNKTLAAQLYSEFREFFPENAVEYFVSYYDYYQPEAYVPARDLFIEKDSSINEHIEQMRLSATKSLMERRDVVIVATVSAIYGIGDPVDYHSMVLHLREGEKLGQRDIIRRLTEMQYERNEVEFQRGVYRVRGDVIDIFPAENAENALRVTLFDDEVESLSLFDPLTGQRRQKLPRFTVYPSSHYVTPRGTVLRAVEAIKGELRERIEFYQKEQKLVECQRIEQRTRFDLEMLDQLGFCKGIENYSRHLSGRQPGEPPPTLIDYLPPDSLLFIDESHVTIGQVGGMYKGDRSRKENLVNYGFRLPSALDNRPLKFAEFEGLMPQTVFVSATPSAYEEEHQGQVVEQVVRPTGLVDPVVLVRPALSQVDDVLSEIKKRVAVEERVLVTTLTKRLSEQLTDYLADNGIRVRYLHSDVDTVERVEIIRDLRLGEFDVLVGINLLREGLDIPEVSLVAILDADKEGFLRSTRSLIQTMGRAARHLNGTAILYADRITDSMQRAMAETERRREKQLTFNTEHGIVPKGVTKRIKDIIDGVYDAESANRERAHLKAAEEQARYEAMSAKQLAREIKRLEKAMQDHSRNLEFEQAAAARDELFRLQKLVFGGEAHDA